A genomic region of Spea bombifrons isolate aSpeBom1 chromosome 9, aSpeBom1.2.pri, whole genome shotgun sequence contains the following coding sequences:
- the CIART gene encoding circadian-associated transcriptional repressor — MWLERHMSLQSQPNLLQNHVSRPCPVPAASLMEVKPRACSLTVDSVMEDTESSDFLSSCDSLYSAESTTTGDKEHENYDFDVFLSGGLERTPNEEAALGSVGLISNSRLNTMDHPALIRLENEYQARRSYWQRSGQCFGCPQDTEGRISYDNHPGFTGSRSPPSTRNEEKPMKLFACSGESNSETHQGLKRQRNREAEEPGVWWKETQSASLSEGDRLFAQKCRELHGFIKPLTDLLNGLKKGRYDRGLSTFQQSVAMDRIQRIVGVLQKPEMGERYLGTLLQVEMMLKIWFPGVTSSSSASSSSDCDMEEPQYKIAKHPNVDSADARSCPSSKSPSARSHTEENPTRCSAADSSPAECVGCKEHVRAFAELPSMNLTWMHSAPICNPPVSPADLRHLNRAFGQEIFGPNASNCGVILLLHNGAEPPFPLARSASTTRPEQPASVIRHTEEITEERPLRSRSAPAALLTVSRPGLIEAGGRSRSLPRLPLCAQKPSGEKT; from the exons ATGTGGCTCGAGCGGCACATGTCGCTGCAATCCCAACCGAACCTGTTGCAAAACCACGTCAGCCGGCCGTGTCCTGTGCCAGCTGCCAGTCTCATGGAGGTTAAACCTCGAGCCTGTTCGCTG ACTGTTGATTCCGTGATGGAAGACACAGAATCGTCTGACTTTCTATCCTCTTGCGACTCCCTTTACTCCGCGGAGAGCACCACCACCGGCGACAAAGAGCACGAGAACTATGATTTTGACGTCTTCCTCTCTGGTGGCCTGGAGAGGACGCCCAATGAAGAAGCAGCCTTGGGGTCCGTGGGATTGATCTCAAATTCCCGACTCAACACCATGGATCACCCGGCTTTGATACGCCTCGAGAATGAGTACCAAGCGCGGAGGTCCTACTGGCAGCGGTCCGGACAATGTTTCGGTTGTCCTCAAGACACGGAAGGTAGGATCTCCTACGACAATCACCCTGGCTTCACGGGCAGCAGGTCTCCTCCGAGCACCAGGAACGAGGAGAAGCCGATGAAACTGTTTGCCTGCTCAGGGGAGTCAAATTCCGAGACTCATCAAGGACTTAAAAGGCAACGGAATCGGGAGGCAGAAGAGCCTGGGGTTTGGTGGAAGGAGACCCAGAGCGCTTCTCTATCTGAAGGGGACCGACTCTTTGCTCAAAAG TGCAGAGAGCTTCACGGCTTCATCAAACCCCTGACGGATCTTCTAAACGGGCTGAAGAAAGGGCGTTACGACAGAG GTTTAAGCACCTTCCAGCAGAGTGTGGCCATGGATCGGATACAAAGGATCGTTGGCGTGCTGCAAAAACCAGAAATGGG CGAACGGTACCTGGGCACGCTGCTTCAAGTGGAAATGATGCTAAAGATATGGTTCCCCGGTGTTACCAGCTCCTCGTCTGCATCGTCGTCTTCAGACTGTGATATGGAAGAACCGCAGTATAAGATagccaag CACCCGAATGTTGACAGCGCAGATGCAAGAAGTTGCCCATCGAGCAAGTCGCCGTCGGCGCGCAGTCACACCGAAGAGAATCCCACCCGGTGCTCTGCCGCGGACAGCTCCCCCGCAGAATGCGTCGGCTGCAAAGAACACGTGCGAGCTTTCGCCGAGTTGCCCTCCATGAATTTGACCTGGATGCACTCGGCCCCCATCTGCAACCCTCCTGTAAGCCCCGCCGATCTGCGTCATCTCAACAGGGCTTTTGGGCAGGAAATCTTTGGGCCGAACGCCAGCAACTGCGGGGTGATTCTGTTGCTGCACAACGGCGCGGAGCCTCCCTTTCCTTTGGCCAGATCTGCCTCAACGACGCGGCCCGAGCAGCCGGCGTCGGTCATTCGCCACACCGAAGAGATAACGGAAGAGCGGCCCCTCCGAAGCCGGAGCGCTCCTGCCGCGCTCCTCACCGTTTCCAGACCCGGGCTGATTGAGGCCGGAGGCCGCTCTCGCTCCCTTCCTCGCCTGCCGCTGTGCGCGCAGAAACCTTCCGGGGAGAAGACCTAG
- the RAB25 gene encoding ras-related protein Rab-25, with translation MGSGEDEYNFVFKVVLIGESGVGKTNLLSRFTRNEFNHDSRTTIGVEFSTRTLTVDGHLVKAQIWDTAGLERYRAITSAYYRGAVGALLVYDITKHQTYDSIERWLKELYDHADASIVVMLVGNKCDLKDEAREVPSEEAKMYADSNGLLFIETSALDSTNVELAFETILRDVYQKVLKSKGGVPKDNTVTLSKEAAPIQSQPQATEANRSCCKNI, from the exons TGGTCCTTATCGGAGAATCCGGTGTGGGTAAAACCAACCTTCTCTCCCGGTTTACCAGAAACGAGTTTAACCATGACAGTCGAACCACCATTGGTGTGGAGTTCTCCACGCGCACGCTGACGGTCGATGGCCACCTGGTGAAGGCACAGATATGGGATACGGCAGGGCTGGAACGCTACAGAGCGATCACCTCCGC CTATTACAGGGGTGCAGTTGGCGCTCTCCTGGTGTATGACATCACCAAGCATCAGACGTACGACAGCATTGAACGGTGGCTGAAGGAACTCTATGACCATGCAGATGCCAGCATTGTGGTCATGTTGGTCGGCAACAAGTGTGACCTAAAAGACGAAGCACGGGAGGTTCCTTCAGAAGAAGCCAAGATGTATGCAG ATAGCAATGGTTTGCTATTTATCGAGACTTCAGCCCTTGACTCGACCAACGTGGAACTGGCCTTTGAAACCATCCTTAGAG ATGTCTACCAGAAGGTTCTGAAGAGTAAAGGAGGTGTTCCAAAGGATAATACGGTGACCTTGTCCAAGGAGGCTGCTCCAATCCAGTCTCAACCCCAGGCCACCGAAGCAAACAGATCATGCTGCAAGAATATCTAA